From a single Streptomyces liliifuscus genomic region:
- a CDS encoding resuscitation-promoting factor, which produces MSNSQYETYGPTYEIPEPYGPGHPDMDAVPDMDPDTYRPAYEDVGGGVSGSGDRSGGGGEYAPDGWRGPEAPTLPRQVPPTLEMPLPGGRAEARRAARRRRSAERPDMRRLLPQALVVAFLAGGTTAFVADDKAIELNVDGKPRTLHTFADDVTELLADEGVEIGAHDIVAPGPGAALTSGDEVAVRYGRPLRLTLDGQRSRVWTTAHTVDGALRELGVRAEGAYVSVPRSRRIGREGIALDVRTERTVTVMADGRARTVRTNAATVREVVADAGITLRGEDTTSVPPGSFPRDGQTVTVMRITATQEVREEPIPFEVRRTEDPGLFRGTEVVERAGRPGLRRVTYALRTVNGVKQRPRRLGVEVVDQPREQVVKVGTRPLPTSVQGADGLNWQGLAHCESGGRPGAVDSSGTYGGLYQFDTQTWRSLGGSGRPQDAPAAEQTFRAKKLYVRRGASPWPHCGGRLQG; this is translated from the coding sequence GTGAGCAATTCGCAGTACGAGACGTATGGCCCGACGTACGAGATCCCTGAGCCGTACGGTCCCGGACACCCGGACATGGACGCGGTCCCGGACATGGACCCGGACACGTACCGGCCCGCGTACGAGGACGTGGGCGGAGGCGTGAGCGGGAGTGGTGACCGGAGCGGGGGCGGCGGCGAGTACGCCCCCGACGGGTGGCGCGGGCCGGAGGCTCCGACGCTTCCCCGGCAGGTTCCGCCCACGCTGGAGATGCCGCTGCCCGGTGGCCGAGCCGAGGCCAGGCGGGCCGCCCGGCGGCGCCGGAGCGCCGAGCGGCCCGACATGCGCCGACTGCTGCCGCAGGCGCTGGTCGTGGCGTTCCTCGCGGGCGGCACCACCGCGTTCGTCGCCGACGACAAGGCGATCGAGCTGAACGTCGACGGGAAGCCGCGCACGCTGCACACCTTCGCCGACGACGTGACCGAACTCCTCGCCGACGAGGGTGTCGAGATCGGCGCCCACGACATCGTGGCGCCCGGCCCCGGTGCCGCGCTGACCAGCGGGGACGAGGTGGCCGTACGGTACGGGCGGCCCCTGCGCCTCACCCTCGACGGACAGCGGAGCAGGGTGTGGACCACGGCCCACACCGTGGACGGCGCGTTGCGGGAGCTCGGGGTGCGTGCGGAGGGCGCGTACGTGTCCGTTCCGCGCTCCCGGCGGATCGGGCGGGAGGGGATCGCGCTCGACGTCCGTACCGAGCGGACCGTGACGGTCATGGCGGACGGACGGGCGCGGACGGTCCGGACGAACGCGGCGACCGTCCGCGAGGTCGTGGCGGACGCCGGGATCACGCTGCGCGGCGAGGACACCACGTCCGTGCCGCCCGGGAGCTTTCCGCGGGACGGTCAGACCGTGACGGTCATGCGGATCACCGCCACGCAGGAGGTCCGCGAGGAGCCGATCCCCTTCGAGGTGCGGCGCACGGAGGATCCCGGGCTGTTCCGGGGGACCGAGGTCGTCGAGCGGGCCGGGCGGCCGGGGCTGCGGCGCGTCACGTACGCCCTTCGTACGGTCAACGGGGTGAAGCAGCGGCCTCGGCGGCTGGGGGTCGAGGTGGTGGACCAGCCGCGGGAGCAGGTGGTGAAGGTGGGGACGAGGCCGCTTCCCACGTCCGTGCAGGGGGCGGACGGGCTGAACTGGCAGGGGTTGGCGCACTGTGAGTCGGGTGGGCGGCCCGGTGCGGTCGACTCCTCCGGGACGTACGGGGGGCTCTACCAGTTCGACACCCAGACCTGGCGCAGCCTCGGCGGCTCCGGGCGCCCCCAGGACGCCCCAGCCGCGGAACAGACCTTCCGCGCGAAGAAGCTGTACGTCCGGCGGGGGGCGAGCCCTTGGCCGCATTGCGGGGGACGGCTGCAGGGCTGA
- a CDS encoding TatD family hydrolase, giving the protein MPSNAEAPPPPAPLRVPVADSHTHLDMQSGTVEEALAKAASVGVTTVVQVGCDLKGSRWAARTALDHEAVHATVALHPNEAPRIVHGDPDGWSRQGARQPGGEGALDEALAEIDRLAALPQVKGVGETGLDYFRTGPEGKAAQERSFRAHIEIAKRHGKALVIHDRDAHADVLRVLKEEGAPERTVFHCYSGDAAMAEICARAGYYMSFAGNMTFKNAQPLRDALAVAPLELVLVETDAPFLTPAPYRGRPNAPYLIPVTVRAMAAVRGLDEDALATAISANTARAFDF; this is encoded by the coding sequence ATGCCTTCCAACGCCGAAGCCCCGCCCCCGCCGGCCCCGCTCCGGGTGCCGGTCGCCGACTCGCACACCCACCTCGACATGCAGTCCGGCACGGTCGAGGAGGCCCTCGCCAAGGCCGCGTCGGTCGGTGTGACCACGGTCGTCCAGGTGGGCTGCGACCTGAAGGGCTCGCGCTGGGCCGCCCGGACCGCCCTTGACCACGAGGCCGTCCACGCGACCGTCGCGCTGCACCCGAACGAGGCCCCCCGGATCGTGCACGGAGACCCCGACGGCTGGTCCCGGCAAGGTGCGCGGCAGCCCGGCGGCGAAGGCGCGCTGGACGAGGCGCTCGCCGAGATCGACCGGCTCGCCGCCCTGCCCCAGGTCAAGGGCGTCGGCGAGACCGGCCTCGACTACTTCCGCACGGGCCCCGAGGGCAAGGCCGCCCAGGAGAGGTCCTTCCGCGCCCACATCGAGATCGCCAAGCGGCACGGCAAGGCGCTGGTCATCCACGACCGCGACGCCCACGCCGACGTACTGCGGGTCCTGAAGGAGGAGGGCGCCCCCGAGCGGACCGTCTTCCACTGCTACTCGGGCGACGCCGCCATGGCGGAGATCTGCGCCCGCGCCGGCTACTACATGTCGTTCGCCGGGAACATGACCTTCAAGAACGCCCAGCCGCTGCGCGACGCCCTCGCCGTCGCCCCGCTCGAACTGGTCCTCGTCGAGACGGACGCGCCTTTCCTGACCCCCGCGCCGTACCGCGGACGGCCCAACGCCCCGTATCTCATTCCGGTCACGGTCCGCGCCATGGCCGCCGTGCGGGGTCTCGACGAGGACGCGCTGGCGACGGCGATCTCGGCGAACACTGCCCGCGCGTTCGATTTCTGA
- the rsmI gene encoding 16S rRNA (cytidine(1402)-2'-O)-methyltransferase, with protein MTGTLVLAGTPIGDIADAPPRLTAELAGADVIAAEDTRRLRRLTQALDVQPSGRVVSYFEGNETARTPELVEALMGGARVLLVTDAGMPSVSDPGYRLVAAAVEKDIKVTAVPGPSAVLTALALSGLPVDRFCFEGFLPRKAGERLSRLRENEVERRTLVYFEAPHRLDDTLAAMAEVFGAERRAAVCRELTKTYEEVKRGPLGELASWAAEGVRGEITVVVEGAPEITESLDPEELVRRVRVREEAGERRKEAIAAVAADAGLPKREVFDAVVASKNAAHPNP; from the coding sequence GTGACAGGAACCCTTGTACTCGCAGGCACGCCCATCGGGGACATCGCGGACGCACCGCCCCGGCTGACGGCCGAGTTGGCGGGGGCCGATGTCATCGCCGCCGAGGACACCCGGCGGCTGCGGCGGCTGACGCAGGCGCTGGACGTACAGCCGTCCGGGCGGGTCGTCTCGTACTTCGAGGGGAACGAGACCGCGCGTACGCCCGAGCTGGTCGAGGCGCTGATGGGCGGGGCGCGCGTGCTGCTCGTCACGGACGCCGGGATGCCGTCCGTGTCCGACCCCGGGTACCGGCTGGTCGCCGCCGCGGTGGAGAAGGACATCAAGGTCACGGCCGTCCCCGGACCCTCCGCGGTGCTCACCGCGCTCGCGCTGTCCGGGCTGCCCGTCGACCGCTTCTGCTTCGAGGGATTCCTGCCGAGGAAGGCCGGCGAGCGGCTGTCGCGGCTGCGGGAGAACGAGGTCGAGCGGCGCACGCTCGTCTACTTCGAGGCGCCGCACCGCCTCGACGACACACTCGCCGCGATGGCCGAGGTGTTCGGCGCGGAGCGCCGGGCCGCCGTCTGCCGCGAACTGACCAAGACGTACGAGGAGGTCAAGCGCGGGCCGCTGGGCGAACTCGCCTCCTGGGCCGCCGAAGGGGTGCGCGGCGAGATCACCGTCGTCGTGGAGGGCGCCCCGGAGATCACCGAGTCGCTCGACCCCGAGGAACTGGTGCGCAGGGTGCGGGTGCGGGAGGAGGCGGGGGAGCGGCGCAAGGAGGCGATCGCCGCCGTCGCCGCGGACGCGGGGCTGCCCAAGCGCGAGGTCTTCGACGCGGTCGTCGCCTCGAAGAACGCGGCGCACCCGAATCCCTGA
- a CDS encoding dolichyl-phosphate-mannose--protein mannosyltransferase — protein sequence MTSTASSTDTRQGQGVEDQRPSWQLRLRRFGYTAPPRSDVRERLVPAYTEPSPRLWAAIGLRREATERLVRWSAWGGPLLVTLIAGVMRFWNLGSPKAVIFDETYYAKDAWALIHRGYEVNWAKNANELILQNGGNVKIPTEAAYVVHPPVGKYVIGLGEWMFGFTPFGWRFMTALLGTLSVLMLCRIGRRVFRSTFLGCLAGALMAVDGLHFVMSRTALLDQVLMFFVLAAFGCLLIDRDKVRERLAAALPPDADGLVRPDARVAEETLLGRRPWRLAAGLLLGLAIGTKWNGLYFLVAFGLLTVLWDVGSRRVAGARRPHLAVLKHDVGWAFLSTVPVAIATYIVSWTGWFLSGTDGKGGYYRDWASADGRTSDWSWLFPDWWRSLWHYETQVYDFHVGLHSPHTYQSNPWSWIVTGRPVSYFYESPLPGKDGCPTDAGEKCAREVLALGTPMLWWAAAFAVLYVLWRWLFRRDWRAGAIACGVVAGYLPWFLYQERTIFFFYAVVFLPFLCLAVAMMIGAILGPPGSTERRRVIGAATAGVLVLLIAWNFIYFWPIYTGEAIPIDSWRSRMWLDTWV from the coding sequence GTGACCAGTACCGCGTCCTCCACGGACACCCGGCAGGGACAGGGCGTCGAAGACCAGCGGCCGTCGTGGCAACTACGGCTGCGCCGGTTCGGCTACACGGCCCCGCCCAGAAGCGATGTCCGCGAACGCCTGGTGCCCGCGTACACCGAGCCCAGCCCCCGGCTGTGGGCCGCGATCGGGCTCCGCAGGGAGGCCACGGAACGCCTCGTCCGCTGGTCGGCGTGGGGCGGCCCGCTGCTCGTCACGCTGATCGCGGGCGTGATGCGGTTCTGGAACCTGGGCAGCCCGAAGGCGGTGATATTCGACGAGACGTACTACGCCAAGGACGCCTGGGCGCTCATCCACCGCGGGTACGAGGTCAACTGGGCGAAGAACGCCAACGAGCTGATCCTGCAGAACGGCGGGAACGTCAAGATCCCGACGGAGGCCGCCTATGTGGTCCATCCGCCCGTCGGGAAGTACGTCATCGGGCTCGGCGAGTGGATGTTCGGGTTCACGCCGTTCGGCTGGCGGTTCATGACGGCGCTGCTCGGCACGCTGTCCGTGCTGATGCTGTGCCGGATCGGCCGCCGCGTCTTCCGCTCGACGTTCCTGGGCTGTCTGGCGGGCGCCCTGATGGCCGTCGACGGCCTGCACTTCGTGATGAGCCGCACCGCGCTGCTCGACCAGGTGCTGATGTTCTTCGTCCTCGCGGCCTTCGGCTGCCTGCTCATCGACCGCGACAAGGTCCGTGAACGCCTCGCCGCCGCGCTCCCACCGGACGCCGACGGCCTCGTACGCCCGGACGCGCGCGTCGCCGAGGAGACGCTCCTGGGCCGCCGCCCCTGGCGCCTGGCGGCCGGTCTGCTGCTCGGCCTCGCCATCGGCACGAAGTGGAACGGCCTCTACTTCCTCGTCGCGTTCGGTCTGCTGACGGTCCTGTGGGACGTCGGCTCCCGTCGGGTCGCGGGCGCCCGCCGCCCCCATCTGGCGGTCCTCAAGCACGATGTGGGCTGGGCGTTCCTGTCCACGGTCCCGGTGGCGATCGCCACGTACATCGTGTCGTGGACCGGCTGGTTCCTGTCCGGCACGGACGGCAAGGGCGGCTACTACCGCGACTGGGCCTCGGCCGACGGCCGCACCAGCGACTGGTCCTGGCTGTTCCCCGACTGGTGGCGCAGCCTGTGGCACTACGAGACGCAGGTGTACGACTTCCACGTCGGCCTGCACTCGCCGCACACCTACCAGTCGAACCCGTGGAGCTGGATCGTCACCGGGCGCCCGGTCTCGTACTTCTACGAGTCGCCGCTGCCCGGCAAGGACGGCTGCCCGACGGACGCGGGCGAGAAGTGCGCCCGCGAGGTCCTCGCCCTCGGCACGCCCATGCTCTGGTGGGCGGCCGCCTTCGCGGTCCTCTACGTCCTGTGGCGCTGGCTCTTCCGCCGCGACTGGCGCGCGGGCGCGATCGCCTGCGGGGTCGTGGCCGGCTATCTCCCCTGGTTCCTCTACCAGGAACGCACGATCTTCTTCTTCTACGCCGTCGTCTTCCTCCCCTTCCTGTGTCTGGCGGTGGCAATGATGATCGGCGCCATCCTCGGCCCACCCGGCTCCACCGAACGCCGCCGCGTCATCGGCGCCGCCACAGCGGGAGTCCTGGTCCTCCTCATCGCCTGGAACTTCATCTACTTCTGGCCGATCTACACCGGAGAGGCCATCCCGATCGACAGCTGGCGGTCACGGATGTGGCTGGACACCTGGGTCTGA
- a CDS encoding DUF6232 family protein — protein sequence MSRGALWVASDTYPLRNIARTSMREIVPDYAKAKAEFVKKLVLQLFLVFAGLGLMSASTFIGFLLLIVGAGLIARGYQRLQKVLNAPTLYVLQITTSGSPQTALTSDDKGLMDKIFHQLMEAMENPEIQFRYEMPTYNINGDSIYQFGDHNTGQVIG from the coding sequence GTGAGCAGAGGCGCCCTGTGGGTTGCTTCGGACACCTATCCGCTGCGCAACATCGCCAGGACGTCGATGCGGGAAATCGTGCCCGACTACGCCAAGGCCAAGGCCGAGTTCGTGAAAAAGCTGGTGCTCCAGCTGTTCCTGGTGTTCGCCGGGCTCGGACTGATGTCGGCGTCCACCTTCATCGGGTTCCTGCTGCTGATCGTCGGTGCCGGGCTGATCGCCCGCGGCTATCAGCGGCTCCAGAAGGTACTGAACGCCCCGACGCTGTATGTACTGCAGATCACGACGTCGGGGTCCCCGCAGACGGCACTGACAAGTGACGACAAGGGACTGATGGACAAGATTTTCCACCAGCTCATGGAAGCGATGGAAAACCCGGAAATCCAGTTCCGCTACGAAATGCCGACCTACAACATCAACGGCGACAGCATCTACCAGTTCGGCGACCACAACACGGGACAGGTGATCGGGTGA
- a CDS encoding penicillin-binding transpeptidase domain-containing protein, whose amino-acid sequence MRNGAKAAIVGGVFAVMVGGAGYGAYNIVSAVSGDSGSAGTKAEKKTGPPSGDEVEETSRKFFAAWEKGEAAAAAAETNNSQAAGPLLVAYGGQAHITKVKITPGTPAGTTVPYSVSATVSYEGKSKPLAYKSELTVVRGKTTGKALVDWRPSVVHPQLKTGDTLVTGEAASPPIEAVDRGGVVLTKEKYPSLGPVLDTLRDRYGDKAGGTPGVELAIRHESESAGDTSLVTLAKGEAGKLRTTLSANVQAAAEKAVTRFAESSVVAVQPSTGQVLAVANHRGDAFNAAFQGELAPGSTMKIITAATLIDNGVASMNGPAPCPPTATWQSQTFKNLKGMEPNEGASLANSFMRSCNTAFVKLIDGTEANPLTDESLTTEAQERFGLGKDWKTGIVSFDGSVPASSGPNRAANAIGQGEVQMNPLNMASVTATAITGTFRQPYLVSPKLDNRQLATARGLSSDTAAQLKQMMRLTATGGTAQEAMRGLGGDIGAKTGSSEVDGQKTSDSWFTGFRNDVAAAAMTEEGGHGGDAAGPIVAQVLRAGG is encoded by the coding sequence ATGCGCAACGGGGCCAAGGCCGCCATTGTGGGCGGGGTGTTCGCTGTGATGGTGGGGGGCGCCGGGTACGGCGCGTACAACATAGTCAGCGCGGTCAGCGGCGACAGCGGCTCGGCCGGGACCAAGGCGGAGAAGAAGACCGGGCCGCCGTCGGGGGACGAGGTCGAGGAGACCAGCAGGAAGTTCTTCGCGGCCTGGGAGAAGGGCGAGGCCGCCGCGGCCGCGGCGGAGACGAACAACTCGCAGGCGGCCGGGCCCCTGCTGGTCGCCTACGGCGGCCAGGCGCACATCACCAAGGTGAAGATCACGCCCGGTACGCCGGCGGGCACGACCGTTCCCTACTCGGTGTCGGCCACGGTGTCGTACGAGGGGAAGAGCAAGCCCCTCGCGTACAAGAGCGAACTGACCGTCGTGCGCGGGAAGACCACGGGCAAGGCGCTGGTCGACTGGCGGCCGTCCGTCGTGCACCCGCAGCTGAAGACCGGCGACACTCTGGTCACGGGCGAGGCCGCGAGCCCGCCCATCGAGGCCGTGGACCGGGGCGGTGTTGTCCTGACCAAGGAGAAGTACCCGTCTCTCGGCCCCGTCCTGGACACGCTGCGCGACAGGTACGGCGACAAGGCGGGCGGCACGCCCGGTGTCGAACTCGCGATCCGGCACGAGAGCGAGAGCGCGGGAGACACCTCGCTGGTGACCCTCGCCAAGGGCGAGGCGGGCAAGCTGCGCACGACGCTCAGCGCGAACGTGCAGGCGGCGGCGGAGAAGGCGGTCACGCGCTTCGCGGAGTCGTCGGTGGTCGCCGTGCAGCCGAGCACCGGGCAGGTGCTGGCGGTCGCGAACCACCGCGGGGACGCGTTCAACGCGGCGTTCCAGGGCGAGCTCGCACCCGGCTCCACGATGAAGATCATCACCGCGGCGACCCTCATCGACAACGGCGTGGCCTCGATGAACGGCCCGGCGCCCTGTCCGCCGACCGCGACCTGGCAGAGCCAGACGTTCAAGAACCTCAAGGGCATGGAGCCCAACGAGGGTGCCTCGCTCGCCAACAGCTTCATGCGCTCGTGCAACACGGCCTTCGTGAAGCTCATCGACGGCACGGAGGCGAACCCGCTCACGGACGAGTCGCTGACGACCGAGGCCCAGGAGCGGTTCGGTCTGGGCAAGGACTGGAAGACGGGCATCGTCTCCTTCGACGGCAGCGTCCCCGCGTCAAGCGGCCCGAACCGCGCGGCCAACGCGATCGGCCAGGGCGAGGTCCAGATGAACCCGCTGAACATGGCGTCGGTCACGGCGACCGCGATCACCGGCACGTTCCGGCAGCCCTATCTCGTGTCGCCGAAGCTCGACAACCGCCAACTGGCCACCGCACGCGGCCTGTCGAGCGACACCGCCGCCCAGCTGAAGCAGATGATGCGGCTCACCGCGACCGGCGGCACCGCCCAGGAGGCCATGCGCGGGCTCGGCGGGGACATCGGCGCCAAGACCGGCTCCTCCGAGGTCGACGGCCAGAAGACCTCCGACAGCTGGTTCACCGGCTTCCGCAACGACGTCGCGGCCGCCGCCATGACGGAGGAGGGCGGCCACGGCGGCGACGCGGCAGGCCCGATCGTGGCCCAGGTCCTGCGGGCGGGGGGCTGA